From the Methanobacterium sp. BAmetb5 genome, the window GGCAGCTTTTTTAACAGACAGGTCGCCCATCATTACCTGGGCCGCTGTTAGGTCCTGGTAGGCTTCTTGCAGTTTCACGGTGACTTCGTCCCGGGATCCCTTAACCCGTTCCAGGATGTTGAAAAACTCCATAATCAGGGCATTCCTTTTCTCCTTGAGGAGACTGTGCCCTTTAACTGCGAGTTTTTCCCGTTGTTTTAGTTTTAGAAGTTCCATCCGTGTTGGATTGATGCCTTCTATCATTTCTTGTGCCATTTTATCCCTCGTTTTCCTTCCTAAAAAATAGGAAGGGGGTTATTTATGGTCAGGGTGATATTTGGGTATGTGTTCGGCCCGTACCCTTTTAAGTTCTGCTTCGGGTAGTAAGCTCATTAACTCCCAACCTAAGTCCAGGGTTTCCTGAATGGACCGGTCTTCGTCCCTGTTCTGAGTGATGAATTTGCCTTCAAAGTCATCGGCAAAGGCCAGGAATTTACGGTCACGTTCGGTTAGAGCTTCTTCACCTACCACAGCCATCAGGTCACGAAGGTCACGTCCTTCGGCATATGCAGAGTAAAGCTGGTCAGACACACCACTGTGATCTTCACGGGTCTGTCCTTCACCAATTCCACCACTCATCAGTCGTGATAGTGATGGTAACACATCTACTGGTGGGTAAATACCTTTACGGTGCAGTTCACGGCTTAATACTATCTGTCCTTCCGTGATGTAACCAGTTAAATCTGGAATAGGGTGGGTGATATCGTCCTGAGGCATCACCAGGATAGGTACCTGGGTGATGGAACCTTCTTTACCCACGATACGGCCTGCTCTTTCGTACAGGCTGGAAAGGTCAGTGTACATGTAACCAGGGTAACCCCTACGTCCAGGGACCTCGTCACGTGCTGCGGAAATTTCCCTTAAAGCTTCGGCGTAGTTGGTCATGTCGGTTAGTATAACCAGTACGTGCATGTTATGTTCGAAGGCGAAGTACTCGGCGGTGGTTAGTGCCATACGGGGGGTGATGATCCTTTCAATGGCTGGGTCGTCAGCCAGGTTCATGAACACGGTTACCCGTTCTAAGGCTCCGGTTCGCTCAAAGTCACGCATGAAGTAGTTTGCTTCTTCGTGGGTGATACCCATGGCGGCGAATATTACTGCGAACTCTGATTCTTCAGCCAGCACTTTAGCCTGTCTGGCGATCTGGGCGGCCAGTTCGTTGTGTGGTAAACCGGATCCCGAGAAGATAGGTAGTTTTTGTCCACGCACCAGGGTGTTCATTCCGTCTATGGTGGAAATACCGGTCTGGATGAATTCTGCTGGGAATTCTCTGGCGGAAGGGTTCATTGGGCTTCCGTTGATGTCGAGTTCTTTTTCAGGGATGATTTCAGGTCCACCGTCTATGGGTTTTCCAGTACCACTGAATATTCGTCCTAGCATGTCCAGTGAAACACCGATTTTGGCAGTTTCTCCGGTGAATCGTACTTTGGTGGTGGCGGTGTTGAGGTCTCTGGTACCTTCGAAAACCTGAACCACAGCAACGTCTTCTTTAACTTCCAGGACCTGTCCTCTTCTCATGTCACCGTTGGGTGTTTCAATGTCCACTATTTCATTGAAGGCAACGCCTTCCACGCCTTCTACAATCATAAGGGGACCGGCCACTTCTCTGACTGTGGTATATTCTCTGGTTTTGATATTGGCGTTCATTTTCACACCTCACTAGTCTGTTTAACTATTTTATCCTGGATATCCTTGATGGCAGCGTCAAATTCATCTTCAGGGATGAACTTCATCCTACCGATTTCTTCCTTGACAGGTAAATCAGTTAGATCAGCGGCGGCTGCTCCACGTTCCAAGGCGGCAGTAGCCTGTTCCTGGAAGAGGATAATAGTTTTCAGTAACTGGTACTGTTTGGTTGGGGAACAGTAGGTGTCCACTTCGTGGTAGGCGTTCTGTTGCAGGAAGTCTTCCCTGATCATTCGGGTACTTTCCAGGGTGATCCTTTCCCGGTCAGGTAGGGCGTCTGGTCCTACCAGTTGCACGATTTCCTGAAGTTCAGATTCTTTCTGTAAGAGGGCCATGGCTTCGTCCCTGGATGCTCTCCAGTCTGCGCCCACAGTTTTCTCCCACCAGGTTTCTACACTGTCCACGTATAATGAGTAGCTCTGAAGCCAGTCTATGGATGGGAAGTGACGTTTATCAGCCAGTGATGCGTCCAGTGCCCAGAACACTTTACATATACGCAGGGTGTTCTGTGTAACTGGCTCGGACAGGTCACCACCAGGTGGTGATACTGCACCGACTACACTGACTGATGCAACTTTACTTTCAGTTCCCACGGTGTTAACTCGGCCGGCTCGTTCGTAGAACTGTGCCAGACGTGATGCCAGGTAGGCAGGGTATCCTTCTTCACCAGGCATTTCTTCCAGTCGTCCGGAGATTTCCCTCATGGCCTCGGCCCACCGGGAGGTGGAGTCGGCCATTAGAGCTACGTCGTATCCCTGGTCACGGAAGTACTCGGCTATGGTTATACCGGTGTACACACAGGCTTCCCTGGCTGCCACTGGCATGTTGGATGTGTTAGCAATAAGCACGGTTCGATCCATTAAGGGTTTACCGGTTTTAGGGTCTTCGAGTTCTGGGAATTCTTTTAGAACCTCAGTCATCTCGTTACCCCTTTCACCGCATCCTACGTAGACGATAATGTCTGCATCGGCCCATTTAGCCAGCTGTTGCTGGGTAACGGTTTTACCGGATCCGAATGGTCCGGGAATAGCTGCGGTTCCACCTTTAGCCACAGGGAAAAAGGTGTCCTGTGCTCGTTGACCGGTTACCAGTGGTATGTCTGGGTCCAGTTTGTCCTTGTAAGGTCGACCAACCCTGACTGGCCATTTCTGCATCATCTGCACTTTAACTGGGCCTTTAGGGGTTTCCACTTCGGCAATGTCTTCTACCACAGTGTACTGGCCTTCACCAACAATACTCTTTAAGGTACCGCTGACCCTTGGGGGGACCATTATTTTCTGGACAACAGCAGAGGTTTCCTGTACTTCACCCAGGATGTCTCCACCTTTAACTTCGCTTCCAGCTTTGGCTATGGGTTTAAAGGTCCATTTTTTGTCTTTAGGTAGTGCGGGTACATCCACACCCCTTTCAATGTAGTCTCCCACTGAGAGCTTGATGGTTTCCAGGGGCCTCTGTATACCGTCAAAGATGGAACCGATAATTCCTGGTCCTAGTTCTACGGATAGTGGTCCTCCTGTACTTTCCACTGCTTCTCCGGGTTTCATACCTGCTGTTTCTTCGTAAACCTGGATGGTTGCGGTGTCGCCTTCAAGTTCGATGATCTCACCGATGAGCTTGTCGTCACCTACTTTTACCATCTCGTACATCTGGGTCCCTCTCATACCGTCTGCGGTAATTACCGGACCCGCTATCTTTATTATCTTTCCTTCGGCAGTCATTCTACCATCTCAACCCCGATTACTCGTTTAATAAGCTCTCTGATTGGGTCTGATTCCCGTTCTACTGAGCCTTCTTTATCTGGAATTTCAATTATCATGGGCAGTGCACTTTCACTGCTTATTTTATCTATTGTTTCTCGGATGTTGTCTCCAATTTTTTCAGTGGTTATTATAATGGAGTACTCCTTGGCCAGTTCTTTTAATTTGGCTTCTGCTTCCTCAGTTTCCACAGGAAACCCATCTTTGATACCGCCTAACATAAAACCGGTTACAGTGTCCGGATCGGCCATTACTGCTATTTTTGAACTCATACTAACATCTCCTTGATCATAGCAGGGGTGTATCCTTCCTCACGTTTACCACGGACAATGATCTTCAGGTTTTTGATTTCTTTTTCCTTTTTGCTCAAAAAGCCAATCATAGGTCCGATTCCGAACTGGTTCTTTAAAGCTATCTTTTTAGCAGTTTCATCCACGTGATTATCCAGTGCACTTTCAAAAGCCCCTATGGAGCCAGTTTCATTGTAGGTGGCCATGGCTTCAGCCAGGATAGGAGCGTAATCTGTTCCTTCCAGGCCACTTATTACACCAGCAACATCTTCTGCTTCCATGAGATCCTTCAGTTTCCATTCTCTTATCTGGTAACCGTCACTGATCATGTATGGTTCGATATCCTCGAATTTCAGCCCATCCACTTTGGCCCTTAAGATGATTTTAAGGTTAGTTCCATCCACCATGTTTCCCACGTAGTTTTTGAGGTAGGATGTGTTATCATCTTCAGGAGTACTCACGGTTCGAAGAAGGTTTTCCAGGAGATATTTGTCCAGTGAAGCTTCTAGTGGTAGTAGCATTCCTGTTTCCTGGTAAGTGGGAATAGAATCTTCAAGGAGAGGGGTGTATTCTGTTCCTTCCAGGGCACTTAACACTTCATTTATGCTGTCTGCGTCGATTAATGTGTCCAGTTTATCGGCCAGATCACCAAATGGAACTACCAGGTCCATGGTCTCTTCAGGACTTAAACCTGCTTCCTTGGCAATTATTATGCTTTTAATGTTTTTGATGTCCCATTTCTTCAGGAGAAACTTGAAAGCATCTCGGCTGTTCTCAGGGGTTATTCTAGCTACTAGGTCGTAGTTTTCAGCAAGCTGGGCATCCAGAGCTTTTTCCAGGGGGTACTGATCAATGTATTTTGCGAAATCTGGGAATCCTCTCAGATAGTTTTTCACTTCTTCAATGTTTCCCGCTTCAATGATTTCCTGGAACTGTTTTTCAGTGAATATTCTTCCTATTCTAGCCCTTACCCGTGCATTAGGGTAAGTATAAGGGAACATTCCCAGAACAGGCCTTATAGTTGATATAACTACAATTGCTCCGAAAACTGCTATTACTAGAATTACTGCCGCTAAAAAAGCTTCAATAGAGGGGAATCCCAGTCCGGTGACTAATGAAGTAATGTCCTCTACCATATGAAATCTCCCCTATTTATTTGAACAGTATCCCGGCAACTTCAGATCTTAGAGATTTTTTAAATCTTAACATCCTTGCTTCGATGGTGTTGTTAACTTCTATTTCACCATTTTTGGTTTTCAAAATTGCTCCTCCAATGGTGTTGATGTTTTCGCCCATCTCCAGTTTAGTGGGTTTTCCTGTTTTATCGCTGATACTTTTTTCAATGGATGGTAGGGAACTTTTTATTTTAGCCACATCGCTTTCTTTAACGAGGACTACCATGTCGCCTCCCCTAATTTCTGTACCAGCTTCGATGATTACTTTTTCAAGTGATGTCTTGTATTCAGACGCATCTGAAGAAGCTAATTCTTTAAGCTTTTCTTCTGCTTTGTTGAATGCTTCTTCTATTACTTCTTCTCGAGCCTCAAGTTCCATTCTCCTGGAGTTCATCTTAGCTTCTGAGATGATCTGCTGATATCTCATTTGTGACTGTTTTTCAGCATTTTCTAAGATTTTTTCTTTTTCGGCAACTGCTTGTGCTTCGCCTTCTGAGAGAATGGATTCTTTTTCCTTTTCAGCTTCAGCTAATATGGATTCTGCTTTTATCTGAGCATCAGACATTATACTTGAGACTATTTTCTCTGTCCCGGCACTCATCTTATCATCCTGCCAGAATTCCACCGAATACCATGAGGAGTATAGCAATCAGGAATCCGTAGATAGCCTGGGTTTCGGGTAGTGCAGTGAATATGATACCTCGGGCAAACATGTCTTCATTTTCAACTACTGCTCCTACTGCTGAGGATGCAGTAATACCTTGACCCATACCTGAACCGAGACCGGCGAATCCTATTGCAGCTCCAGCACCTATTGCTACCAGACCTAATGATGCGGGTAATGCTTTGTTGGCCATAATGGTAAATACCATGAGGAGTATAGCAATCAGGAATCCGTAGATAGCCTGGGTTTCGGGTAGTGCAGTGAATATGATACCTCGGGCAAACATGTCTTCATCTTCGGCCACAGCACCTACACTTCCTGCTGCTGCTATTCCCTGACCTAAACCTGATCCTAATCCTGCAAAACCGACGGCTAATCCTGCGCCGATTGCTGCTAATGCTGTTCCTAAAGCGACTTCTACCATGTTATTTTCCTCCTATGTTAGTAAACTTTCTTTTGGCGCGGAAAGCCTTGAATTTCTGACTTCCGCCAATGTAAAACTGAGCGAAAAACTCAACATAATGCAAACGCAGTGCGTTTATGAATGCTCCTAATGTCTGGAAGGCCAGGTTTGCAATCTGTCCTCCAACAAAGACTATAGGGGCAATAACTATTCCAATCAATGGGATCATTTCCGCACAAATTCCAGTTAGAATGTTCACGGTCATGGCTATCCCACCGGTGGAAAGACACAGTGCCAGGAGCCTGGCGTATGATAAAACATTACCCAGGAAACCGGACACATCCATAATTCCAAACATACCGTTGAAATACACCAGCATGATTAAGCTTAATACCAGGACGCCTATTCCGGCGTACATCAGTATTCCACCTCCCAATAAGAGGTAGCCTAATGCCAGTAATACTACACCTGCTTCCAGGATGAACCACACAATTTGGGCTCCTAAAGCTTCTTTGATGTCCCCACGGACTATGTTGTTGTAGGCTCCAATGGCTAAACCCAGGTTCAGGTGTAGAACACCCACCAGTATGGCGATTATAAGAATGTTTTCTGGGTGTGCAAAGGAGTTTATGGATGGTATGGTGGTTGGCAGAGCCATAGCTGTATCTCCCCAGATAAAGCGGGGTATAAAGTCTCCAATGAAACTATTGGTTGCCAGTCCTAGTATTAAAGCCCATACTCCACAGGCAATCATTATTAGTCCCATGTTGGCCATGGTTTTGCTGTTTTTACCCAGACCCCGGAATATAATGTAACCAATGAGGGCATCGGCTATACCATAACCTGCTTCGGTAAGACAGAAACCGAAGAAAAATGGAAAGACAATGGCCATGAGTATGGTGGGGTCAACTTCCCGGTAATTGGGGGGAGAATACATGTGCACAAACATTTCGTAGGGTTTGGCGAATTTGGGGTTGTCCAGTTGAACTGGAATTTCGTCCTTTTCCACATCAGGGTCAGTTACATCTACAATGGAATGACCTTCAGTTGAATTGTCAATGGTTAAAAGGGCGTTTTTGAGTTTTTTCTCTGGAACCCATCCTTCAAACAAAACAGTTTTTTCAGTTTCACCAAAGGAAGAAAAGACTTCGTTACGTTGTTTTTCGATTTCTAACTCTTCTTTAAGAGCTCGGAGTTCTTCAAACCATTCAGCAGATATATCTGCCAGTTGGTTTAAGATAGATTCTTTTTCATGGGCTATTGATTCCAGTTCAGACTGTGATTTCCCGATTAGTTCATCGGGTTTACCACTTAGCCCTGAAAATTCAAATCTTTCAAACTCCATTTTACGTAACTGACTTAAAACTTCTTCAGCGTGTTTATTAACCGTTACAACGACCAGTATTTTGAATCCTTTGGATTCGCTATCCTGATCAAAAACTACAATTTCGTCAGTTAAATCCTTCAGATTACCCATGAACTTATCATAGGATTCTAAGGATAGTTTTCCTGCAATAACAGAGACATAATCAGATTCTTCCAGAAGACCGAGATCTACATTAAAATTAGAAAGATTACGAGCAACTCTAAGGGCATTTTCCAGTTCGGTTTTCCTAGAGTCAAGCTGGTTAATTTTTTCTTCCAGGGGTTTGGTTTTGGATTCAACTTCCCCCAGTATTTTTTCGGCCTTTTGAATTAATTCTTGGGTGTCCAGGGCTTCTACTTCTACTTTTTTAATTGGTGGGGGGTTTATGAAACCCTTGACCAAGGGTAAAATTCCCTTCTCTTTTCTGGACATTGATTTTAGAAAATCAACAGTTCCCGACGTTTTCATCAAAAGGGAAGAAATTTTACCGGTAAAAGGAGAGGTGCTGGATGGTTTCAGGATCTGTCTCCATTCTGCGTCCTGTTGTATTCGCTCGGATATATCTTCAATCTGGACCAAGCCTGCTTCGTGAAGTGAACTCACTGCCGAATCAGCGTACTTGTCCAAGGTGATTATCCTGAGCTTTTTCATCCTTGCCGGCTTGAACATGGTACTCACACTATAATATACTTTTTACAATGACTTCAGCAGCCTCATCAACCATACCGGTAGCTTTTGTTTTTGTTACTTCTACTTTTTCAGTTGTTTGATTAGTTATTTGGTATGCTTCCTTTTTGGCTTTAGTTTCGGCTTCAAAAGTGATCTTCTCAGCATCACTGTTGGCCTCTTCTTTGGCCTTTTCTATGGTTTCTTTTGATTTGGATTTGGCTTCTTGGATCATTTCAGAAGACTTGGCTTTTGTGTCCTCTATTAGTTTATAGGCATCACTTTCAGCCTTCTTTATTGTTGTTATTGCTTCTGATATCGTTGTCATTTAAATCACCCTAATATGACCATGATAAACGGAGTTCTATTGAGGCTTATATTTATCTTTTGCTATTTAATTTTTTGAGTATGAAAAAGAGGAGAGGAGTTATTTAGAAATATTAAGTTCGTTCCGGTCACTATCAACATTTCTGGATTCCAGACCATTGTAATAAATATCTTCAACCTCAACAAACTTTCTAAAAGAATTTTCAACAGAGTTTTCTTCATTAATATGAGAAACAAGTGCTGGAACTCTTCCTATTGTAAAAATACCCGTTCCTAATTTCCAGTCAAAGCCCATATCTGACAGTATCCCGGCATTGGCTCCATCAATGTTCATGTGAATGCCCTTCATTTCCAGGAGTAATTTTTCAATGGAAACAATTAGTTCGGTGTGAATTCCAAAACAACCATATTTTTTGGCTACTTTGATAAGTTTGGCTGGTCTGGGGTCTTTATGATGGAAACGGTGCCCAAATCCGGGTATTTTTTTACCCTTCTTCAGGAAGTGTTCCACCACCATTAACGCTGAATTTTTCAACTCCTCACTGGAAGAAGGAGGACCATTGGAACCAACGCCTTCCTTAACCACGTGTTGCACAATACGCATGGACCGTTCCAGAGCTCCAGCATGGTATTTGCCAAAGGAGGACACTCCTCCTGCAACACAGGTGTTCATGGGGGCACCAGTGGAGGCCATGATCCGGGCCACCTGGGTACTGGGGGGAGTTACCCCGTGATCACAGAAGGAAACTAAGACTGCTTCCATCATCTTCGCCTCTTTTTCCGGGGGAAGTTCACCCTTTAAGAGTAAATATACCATTTCTGAAAAGGAAATATTCCCTATTAAATCTTCCTGGGGATATCCCCTGGTAGTTATACGGTCCGGTTCCACCTTGGTGATGGAGGTTCTCCACTTGGGCTTGGTAAGTTTAAGTAAATTTTCCACAGTCTCTCTTCCAATTGCCATTATTCCTCACTCCAGTACATCTTGTGAAATATAAATCGATGATTTCCTTGGCTCAACACAGCAGCAGGGACGCATACAAACAATTCGCACTCCACTGGCCCTTTGAGGTCCAATTTTAACCATGCTCCCCAGTGCAGTGACCGAACCCCCCAGAACAAGGGCCCCCACATTGGTACTGTTCAATGAATCAGTTATCTTCTTTTCAATTGATGATTGATGATGGAGGTTGCTGTACGCCATTGCCTTAAGCATCAGTGATGAAGCTTCAAAGTGGGTTCTACCAACGCCCAGTGCCGGAATACATGGTGTACACCCCAACTTAGGAATCTCTGATCTCATCCATGTAAGCGCTTCCTTAAAAAGGTTTCCATGATCCCGCTGGTGAAAAACACGATAAGTGTGACTCCTTATCTCTGGACCCCCACCTAACATCAGTACATGGATTTTAAGGCCCTTATCATTCATTTTATCCACCAAAATCGATGGAGGTATTACCTTTCCCGGATCACTGGCCAGTCCCCTGCTTTGTTCAATACGTTCGATATCATCCCCACAAACCGCCATTGGTCGTCCGGGGAGTTTTCTAAGGCCATCTTCCACACCCTCTTCTATTTGGTGGAATAAGTCTGGTTTAAATGGTGTTTCAGGTCCTAATTCAACTAGTACATGGGGAATACCAGTGTCATCGCACAGGGGGACTTTATTACTCCGGGCAATCCTGGCGTTTTCCAGGAGTAACTCCAGAACCCAGCGGGCATTATCATTTACCTCCCTCTGAATAGCCTTCTGGTAGGCATGGATCTGATCCTCCCTAAAAGTTGTGCTGGCTTCTATTACTGCATTTTTGACCAAGTCTCTGATATTTATGGGCATAAACGTCTCCTAACCGGTAATCAATTAAATACTAACTGGAAAGTGGGATTTTAACATTGGAGTGAGATTTAACCAGTGGATATGATGTTAATCTTTTTTTATGGATTGGATTCAACTGAATCTTACTTCAGTGAAGGTATGGCCAGATCTGCTGCTCCCGGGGAAGAAATGATTGCTTCGGGGTAAAAACGGTTGACCATGCTCTGCACCAGTAAAACCTGCCTGGCCCGGGCACCAGCTTCTTTACGGGTGGTATCATATCCATGGTGGGCGGCAACAGAACCTCCGGTTTTAAGGTACACGGGGCATGCTTTTTTGATTATCTCCGGCACTTCATAATGTCTGATGAAACCTCCGGAAGACTGGGGATTTTCCGTGTGGATATCCAGTGATATAGATAGGGATTCCCTTATGGCGGCCAGCATTGCTATCTGCAGATCCCTCACCGGATTAAATGAATCTGCCCCAATATCCTCCAGTAATCGTGCCGAAGCAGGATTTCCATGACCACAGTGGGCAGATACCTTGAAGTGAACATTTAAGGGTAATTCTCCTTCTTCACGCATTTTATTCAAAACCCAGAGAAGACCCTCATCATAAACCACTATACCCCTCACACCCAGTTCCACGGCCCTTCTAACATCTTCAATAGCATAGGTCAGGTTGTCATAACCACGGAGACGGTAACCGATCCGGGCCCCTTCCCGGGTCTGGGCGGTAGCACTGGTATCATAGGGAGCACGGGGACCCACACTTAAAAAGAGTTCCATCCGGGCATCACGGGCCAGGTCCATCATTTCCATAATTTCCCGGTCAGTGAGGAGCATAATTCCCTTGGTCTGTGTCACCCGGTGTACCTGAACCTCGTAATTATCTAAAGCAGCTATAAGGCCTTCCAATGATTCTGGTTTCTGAATACCAGGGACTTCAAATCGGTACTGAGCACCATCGGGAAATCTCCGGGGCGAATCGGGCAAAGGGTTAGATGGTCGGGTAATCCCAATCTTATTCAAAAATTCACTTGTGTCCATATATACTACTCCCACCTGTTGTTTAATCATAGATTTAACTTAATACTTAAGGATCGATTTTACTAAATGATGGATATTTAACCGTATTATTTATATTTACATCATTATTTATGCCTAATACTCATTTTACAAGGTATTTGAACTCATAATTAAGTGATTTCATTAATTCACTTAAATTTGAATTCTCTAAATCATCAATGACATCCAAAACCCTTAAATCAACCTTAGGATTCAGTTCATGGAACTTACCCAACAGTTCATCCTTGGTGAATGGGTTTTCAGGTTCTCCCTTAGCCAGATCAATCCTCTCCTGGTAAGAATGATTTAAAATTTTCAGGGTAACCTGTGAAGGTCTTTTTTGAGGGTAAAGCTGGTTGAATGTTTCAACACGCTTTATCTGGATCTTACGGGTAATCTCCCGGATTTTCTGGGCATCAACACTATCTTTACCCTGGAAAGCGGTGATTTCAATATCTTCAATATTTAAACCCCCCTTTAAAATTGCCAGGGCCATGCTCACTGGTAAACTCTGCCGGACACCCTCCACAGTTTCGGGATGATACTCCTCATGTTTAGCCGCAATATCATAGGTTTCAACAGTTATATCCTGGATATCCTGGATTTTAACATTTTTATTCTCCATAATATGGAGGGTGGCATCGAGGGAGGAATGTAAATGTCGGCAGACTGGATATTTTTTGAAGTAAACCCCTGAAATTTCAAAGTTTCCGGGAGTTGATTCCCAGGTTTCATCTTCAGGATCAGGGCATTTTTTTCCTGTACAATCACCCATGGCATTAAATAATCCTTCCATCCCTTCTAAAATGGTGTGGGCTCCGGTAAAACCTTTTATGGCCAGTAATGCTGACAGAACTCCAGATTGGGCTGCGCGACCGGCATGAAGGTGTTTGCCCATACTTCCAGCATGGTCTGATTCCAGTAATCCTGCAGCCTGGGTCCCGGCCAGTCCCAGGGTATTTAAAATTTCTTCTCCCTCAAGTTCTAATATTTTCGCTGCTGCTGCTGCTGCGCCAATGGTTCCACAGGTACCGGTGGTGTGGAAACCTTTCTGGCGGTGACCAGGGTTTACAATCTTGCCTAACCTTATGGCCACTTCGTATCCTACCACCAGGGACGTTATAAATTCCCTTCCCGACTTGTTACCTGATTCAGCCAGGGATAGTGCGGCGGGTATTACACAGGCCCCGGGATGAAGCTGGGCCAACCGGTGACCATCATCCAGGTCCAGGCAATGGGCAGAAACCCCGTTGGCCAGTGCGGCATCAGGGGCATGGGAGTTACTTCCTCCGATAACCGTGGATTTATCTCCCAGAGGTATGATATCTCTTATAATTTGTCCACTCTTGCTACGAGAACCTCGGAGTGAGACCCCTAAAAAATCCAGGAAGCATAACTTTGCCTGTTCAATAACTTCCGGGGGGAGGTCCTGATAGTTCAATGAACCAATGAATTCTGCAATATCTTGGGTGAACATGTTGTACCTCTAAGGAATTATGCATCTAAGGAATAAAAGTGGCCTCTAAGATTAACCTCTAAGATTAAAAGGGACTAAGATCAGGATTAATATTCCAAATCAACCCCTGACCAGGGGTTTGCTCAGATGTCTACGGGCAGAAGGAGGAACTTCATAAAAACCTTTACTTATGGTTCTTTTAACTTCTCTCTTTTCTCTAACTTCATCTTCCCCATCCCCACCTATTTTACTACCACATTTAGGACATTTATAACCTTTATTCTTCCCCGCGGACTTCATACGTTTTCCACATTC encodes:
- a CDS encoding V-type ATP synthase subunit I, with product MFKPARMKKLRIITLDKYADSAVSSLHEAGLVQIEDISERIQQDAEWRQILKPSSTSPFTGKISSLLMKTSGTVDFLKSMSRKEKGILPLVKGFINPPPIKKVEVEALDTQELIQKAEKILGEVESKTKPLEEKINQLDSRKTELENALRVARNLSNFNVDLGLLEESDYVSVIAGKLSLESYDKFMGNLKDLTDEIVVFDQDSESKGFKILVVVTVNKHAEEVLSQLRKMEFERFEFSGLSGKPDELIGKSQSELESIAHEKESILNQLADISAEWFEELRALKEELEIEKQRNEVFSSFGETEKTVLFEGWVPEKKLKNALLTIDNSTEGHSIVDVTDPDVEKDEIPVQLDNPKFAKPYEMFVHMYSPPNYREVDPTILMAIVFPFFFGFCLTEAGYGIADALIGYIIFRGLGKNSKTMANMGLIMIACGVWALILGLATNSFIGDFIPRFIWGDTAMALPTTIPSINSFAHPENILIIAILVGVLHLNLGLAIGAYNNIVRGDIKEALGAQIVWFILEAGVVLLALGYLLLGGGILMYAGIGVLVLSLIMLVYFNGMFGIMDVSGFLGNVLSYARLLALCLSTGGIAMTVNILTGICAEMIPLIGIVIAPIVFVGGQIANLAFQTLGAFINALRLHYVEFFAQFYIGGSQKFKAFRAKRKFTNIGGK
- the ahaH gene encoding ATP synthase archaeal subunit H — translated: MTTISEAITTIKKAESDAYKLIEDTKAKSSEMIQEAKSKSKETIEKAKEEANSDAEKITFEAETKAKKEAYQITNQTTEKVEVTKTKATGMVDEAAEVIVKSIL
- a CDS encoding citryl-CoA lyase codes for the protein MAIGRETVENLLKLTKPKWRTSITKVEPDRITTRGYPQEDLIGNISFSEMVYLLLKGELPPEKEAKMMEAVLVSFCDHGVTPPSTQVARIMASTGAPMNTCVAGGVSSFGKYHAGALERSMRIVQHVVKEGVGSNGPPSSSEELKNSALMVVEHFLKKGKKIPGFGHRFHHKDPRPAKLIKVAKKYGCFGIHTELIVSIEKLLLEMKGIHMNIDGANAGILSDMGFDWKLGTGIFTIGRVPALVSHINEENSVENSFRKFVEVEDIYYNGLESRNVDSDRNELNISK
- a CDS encoding fumarate hydratase; the protein is MPINIRDLVKNAVIEASTTFREDQIHAYQKAIQREVNDNARWVLELLLENARIARSNKVPLCDDTGIPHVLVELGPETPFKPDLFHQIEEGVEDGLRKLPGRPMAVCGDDIERIEQSRGLASDPGKVIPPSILVDKMNDKGLKIHVLMLGGGPEIRSHTYRVFHQRDHGNLFKEALTWMRSEIPKLGCTPCIPALGVGRTHFEASSLMLKAMAYSNLHHQSSIEKKITDSLNSTNVGALVLGGSVTALGSMVKIGPQRASGVRIVCMRPCCCVEPRKSSIYISQDVLE
- a CDS encoding peptidase; its protein translation is MDTSEFLNKIGITRPSNPLPDSPRRFPDGAQYRFEVPGIQKPESLEGLIAALDNYEVQVHRVTQTKGIMLLTDREIMEMMDLARDARMELFLSVGPRAPYDTSATAQTREGARIGYRLRGYDNLTYAIEDVRRAVELGVRGIVVYDEGLLWVLNKMREEGELPLNVHFKVSAHCGHGNPASARLLEDIGADSFNPVRDLQIAMLAAIRESLSISLDIHTENPQSSGGFIRHYEVPEIIKKACPVYLKTGGSVAAHHGYDTTRKEAGARARQVLLVQSMVNRFYPEAIISSPGAADLAIPSLK
- a CDS encoding MmgE/PrpD family protein — its product is MFTQDIAEFIGSLNYQDLPPEVIEQAKLCFLDFLGVSLRGSRSKSGQIIRDIIPLGDKSTVIGGSNSHAPDAALANGVSAHCLDLDDGHRLAQLHPGACVIPAALSLAESGNKSGREFITSLVVGYEVAIRLGKIVNPGHRQKGFHTTGTCGTIGAAAAAAKILELEGEEILNTLGLAGTQAAGLLESDHAGSMGKHLHAGRAAQSGVLSALLAIKGFTGAHTILEGMEGLFNAMGDCTGKKCPDPEDETWESTPGNFEISGVYFKKYPVCRHLHSSLDATLHIMENKNVKIQDIQDITVETYDIAAKHEEYHPETVEGVRQSLPVSMALAILKGGLNIEDIEITAFQGKDSVDAQKIREITRKIQIKRVETFNQLYPQKRPSQVTLKILNHSYQERIDLAKGEPENPFTKDELLGKFHELNPKVDLRVLDVIDDLENSNLSELMKSLNYEFKYLVK